A stretch of Endozoicomonas sp. SCSIO W0465 DNA encodes these proteins:
- a CDS encoding transposase, whose amino-acid sequence MEKAKAMGISDVAFNKKRGLEVEEMTKSQYVYKTLFRFRAGIEAGISWLKRCFGLSRCHCKGSERFDSHCWLSVVCYNLVILARHPAPS is encoded by the coding sequence TTGGAAAAAGCCAAGGCCATGGGAATCAGCGATGTAGCTTTTAATAAGAAGCGCGGACTTGAAGTCGAAGAGATGACTAAAAGTCAGTATGTGTATAAAACGCTCTTTCGCTTCCGGGCAGGTATTGAAGCGGGAATTTCGTGGCTAAAGAGATGTTTTGGGCTATCACGTTGCCACTGCAAGGGTTCTGAGCGTTTTGATTCTCATTGCTGGTTATCGGTGGTCTGTTACAACCTGGTGATTCTGGCCAGACACCCGGCACCATCCTGA
- a CDS encoding IS1182 family transposase encodes MSSIKFKDNPADFDQHLMFPSNIFDLLPPDHDCFVFEDIFKHIDTSEVEKQYHHLGQNAYHPRLIISILIYAYSHGVFSSREIERRCNQDLAFMYIAKQHCPNFRVLSDFRKNQATFFKSSFKQSVLLARELQMASLGHIALDGSKFKADSSKHKAMSYARLKAKEAELMAEVEALIKKAETSDSEEDDAYQQETGYSIPEDLQFKQERLEKIQEAKKALEEREQALNPDKPIDDKKQISFADHDARIMGKKGSGYQYSYNAQISVDSDNGIIVGQHISQHANDKQEVKPALEAIAEATDNASIGKMSEDNGYYSGPNLQAFDDANIDAYMATDRQEKPATEGLEDSDRKFVKADFIYHEADDSFTCPAGEKLIYNTASKAKHKSYRVSKDICRDCPLRKRCSGDNKDPGKVIRTDRHEAIRQAMNRKMETKEAKAVYERRKVIAEPPFGQIKNSGFRGFSVRGKEKVAGEFSLVCSAYNFKKIVKSVSTGSIRLEEAKRLKMAA; translated from the coding sequence ATGTCATCAATCAAATTCAAAGATAACCCTGCTGATTTTGACCAGCACCTGATGTTTCCATCGAACATCTTCGACCTGCTGCCACCAGATCATGATTGCTTCGTTTTTGAAGATATCTTCAAGCATATCGACACCTCTGAAGTGGAAAAGCAGTATCACCATCTTGGCCAGAATGCCTACCACCCACGACTGATTATATCGATCCTGATCTATGCCTATAGCCATGGTGTGTTCAGCTCCAGGGAGATTGAACGGCGCTGCAATCAGGACTTGGCTTTCATGTATATCGCCAAACAGCACTGCCCAAATTTCCGGGTGCTCAGTGACTTTCGTAAAAACCAGGCCACCTTTTTTAAAAGCAGTTTCAAACAGAGCGTGCTGCTCGCCCGGGAACTACAGATGGCCTCGCTGGGCCACATCGCTCTTGATGGTTCCAAATTCAAAGCCGACTCATCAAAGCATAAGGCCATGAGCTACGCACGACTTAAGGCCAAAGAAGCTGAATTAATGGCTGAAGTTGAGGCCCTGATTAAAAAAGCCGAAACCAGTGACAGTGAAGAGGACGATGCTTATCAGCAGGAGACTGGCTACAGCATTCCTGAAGACTTGCAATTCAAGCAGGAACGGTTAGAGAAAATCCAGGAGGCCAAAAAAGCGCTTGAAGAACGGGAACAGGCCCTGAATCCCGATAAGCCGATAGACGACAAAAAGCAAATCAGCTTTGCTGATCATGATGCCAGGATCATGGGTAAAAAAGGCAGTGGCTATCAGTACAGTTATAACGCCCAGATCAGCGTCGACAGCGATAATGGTATCATTGTTGGCCAGCACATCAGCCAGCATGCCAATGACAAGCAGGAAGTAAAGCCTGCACTTGAAGCCATTGCAGAAGCAACAGATAACGCGTCCATTGGCAAAATGAGTGAGGATAATGGCTATTACTCAGGGCCCAACCTGCAAGCGTTTGATGATGCGAACATTGACGCTTACATGGCTACGGATCGACAGGAGAAGCCTGCAACAGAGGGACTGGAAGACTCTGACAGAAAGTTTGTCAAAGCGGATTTTATTTACCATGAAGCAGACGACAGCTTTACCTGCCCTGCCGGTGAGAAGCTGATTTATAACACGGCTAGCAAAGCAAAACACAAAAGCTACCGCGTCAGTAAAGATATCTGCCGGGATTGCCCGTTACGTAAAAGGTGCAGTGGTGACAACAAAGACCCGGGGAAAGTGATTCGCACAGACCGCCACGAAGCCATACGCCAGGCGATGAACCGCAAAATGGAAACCAAAGAGGCCAAAGCGGTTTATGAGCGTCGCAAGGTGATTGCGGAACCGCCTTTTGGCCAAATCAAGAACTCAGGATTCAGAGGGTTCAGTGTCCGGGGTAAGGAAAAAGTGGCTGGAGAATTTTCACTGGTCTGCAGTGCTTATAATTTCAAAAAAATTGTCAAATCGGTTTCAACGGGATCAATCCGTCTTGAAGAAGCAAAAAGGCTTAAAATGGCAGCATAA
- a CDS encoding ISNCY family transposase: MRKKRNPQCSMELHYAHEICSQLSGISQWLDAHPQFNDWIYEDLSSGDKQNTGRNGLSAESVLRAALLKQYLNCDYDYLSFVLMDSMLFRDFCRLEPNQRPSRSSLHGLISLLTASTWERINNCQLMTAKDQGIEKGRTVAIDSTVTESDIKPPCDSDLLASSVKEICRLLERGQTLTATPLYEYTHHNRAVKDAARKCIYAGKEERHQHYKKLLQLTRKSRKVLIEATVTLANARQQGQCLLADDADKWQADVDHLLPLVDAIVSQTERRVFKGEKVPAQEKVVSLYEPHTDIIVKDRRQVQYGHKLNLVQGKSRLILDLVIEEGNPADSDQFIPMMERQKEIYGRVPRQTSGDGGYACRANLEKAKAMGISDVAFNKKRGLEVEEMTKSQYVYKTLFRFRAGIEAGISWLKRCFGLSRCHCKGSERFDSHCWLSVVCYNLVILARHPAPS; this comes from the coding sequence ATGCGCAAAAAACGCAACCCGCAGTGTAGTATGGAACTCCATTACGCTCATGAAATCTGCTCCCAGCTTTCCGGTATCTCGCAATGGCTTGACGCCCATCCACAGTTCAATGACTGGATTTATGAGGACTTAAGTTCTGGTGATAAACAGAACACTGGGCGGAACGGACTATCAGCAGAATCCGTTCTTCGTGCGGCACTCCTGAAACAGTATTTGAATTGTGATTATGACTACTTGTCGTTTGTTTTGATGGACTCCATGCTCTTTCGAGACTTTTGTCGCCTCGAACCAAACCAGCGCCCCAGTCGCTCCAGTTTGCATGGGCTCATCAGCCTTCTTACTGCATCTACATGGGAACGGATTAATAACTGTCAGCTAATGACCGCTAAAGATCAGGGTATTGAAAAAGGGCGCACTGTGGCTATTGACAGCACAGTCACCGAATCGGATATCAAACCTCCTTGCGACAGTGATCTTTTAGCCAGTTCCGTTAAAGAAATTTGTCGGCTGCTGGAACGGGGACAAACACTGACAGCGACACCGCTTTATGAATATACCCATCACAACCGAGCCGTAAAAGATGCGGCCAGAAAATGCATCTACGCTGGCAAAGAAGAGCGGCATCAGCATTATAAAAAACTGCTGCAGTTGACCCGAAAATCCCGGAAGGTACTTATCGAAGCTACTGTCACGCTAGCAAACGCCCGTCAGCAGGGGCAGTGTCTCCTGGCTGATGATGCCGACAAGTGGCAGGCCGATGTGGATCACCTGTTACCCCTGGTGGATGCAATAGTCTCCCAGACAGAGCGCAGGGTCTTTAAGGGTGAAAAGGTGCCAGCCCAGGAAAAAGTGGTTAGCCTGTATGAACCCCATACGGATATCATCGTAAAAGACAGGCGGCAAGTACAGTATGGCCATAAACTGAACCTGGTTCAGGGAAAAAGTCGATTGATCCTGGACCTGGTTATTGAGGAAGGTAACCCAGCGGATTCGGACCAATTCATTCCGATGATGGAAAGACAAAAAGAAATTTATGGTCGTGTACCTCGCCAGACAAGCGGTGACGGCGGATACGCGTGTCGCGCTAATTTGGAAAAAGCCAAGGCCATGGGAATCAGCGATGTAGCTTTTAATAAGAAGCGCGGACTTGAAGTCGAAGAGATGACTAAAAGTCAGTATGTGTATAAAACGCTCTTTCGCTTCCGGGCAGGTATTGAAGCGGGAATTTCGTGGCTAAAGAGATGTTTTGGGCTATCACGTTGCCACTGCAAGGGTTCTGAGCGTTTTGATTCTCATTGCTGGTTATCGGTGGTCTGTTACAACCTGGTGATTCTGGCCAGACACCCGGCACCATCCTGA
- a CDS encoding DUF3768 domain-containing protein has protein sequence MSEIVKYNDLIRQSLLNLTIKQQLEKAGCRYEINMTASVHHAIENKTGLLQAIAAFDQFNEENDPYGEHDFLNFTFEGHTINAKFDYYAPDLEHGSEDPEDLNKTVRVLTIMLARDYS, from the coding sequence ATGAGTGAGATAGTGAAATATAATGATCTGATCAGGCAGTCATTATTAAATTTGACGATAAAGCAACAATTAGAAAAAGCCGGTTGTCGCTATGAAATCAATATGACCGCCAGCGTTCACCACGCTATTGAAAATAAAACGGGCTTGCTTCAGGCCATTGCTGCATTTGATCAGTTCAATGAAGAGAATGATCCCTACGGGGAACATGACTTTTTAAACTTCACTTTTGAAGGTCACACCATTAACGCCAAATTTGATTATTACGCCCCTGATCTGGAACACGGTTCTGAAGATCCTGAGGACTTAAACAAAACCGTTCGGGTTCTGACCATTATGCTGGCTAGAGATTATTCTTAA
- a CDS encoding IS4 family transposase — protein MTCFDRSELLSMAEQLGFTIRQRDIRPLDFILSLIDALAGDGNCDTQADLHRKFNELTGLNVSYRSWANQAKKDALPTLILWLWVQCLEIFSRKVMAFDEDSPFSEFEHILIQDGSSQAVYDALKEAFPGRFSTVSPAAVELHTTMDLLTNNLVRVQLTEDTRSERDCLPPLPTSMAYILMLMDAGYFELELFAAIDDREGSFICKAPQSINPTILSAVREDGKNLNRYKGQKLKDVLSGFPKDQCLDLDVEWPGFKAWPFRLVVRWNDKKQKWVFVVTNLNRVEFTLSDVLQAYRLRWQIELIFKEIKSYSGWHRFNTKSATLVFSLILMSFVVVTLKRYLAHAAQANLCESGSIEEISTHKVMKSGTHLFGNVISSLINAGKSLVSCIKKLLDFWGNNAKREHPARDGCSGRTRLGFCAVGGA, from the coding sequence TTGACCTGTTTCGACCGGTCAGAACTCCTAAGTATGGCGGAACAGCTTGGTTTTACTATACGACAGCGAGATATCCGTCCTTTGGATTTTATCCTCTCACTGATCGATGCCCTCGCTGGTGATGGAAACTGCGATACCCAGGCGGATCTACACCGTAAATTTAACGAGTTGACGGGGCTGAATGTCTCTTATCGTTCTTGGGCAAATCAAGCTAAAAAGGACGCGCTGCCTACTCTTATCCTGTGGCTATGGGTGCAGTGTCTGGAAATATTTTCCCGCAAAGTCATGGCGTTTGATGAAGACAGTCCATTTTCAGAGTTTGAGCACATTCTGATTCAGGACGGTTCGTCACAAGCTGTCTATGATGCCCTGAAAGAAGCATTTCCCGGCAGGTTCTCAACGGTCAGTCCTGCTGCCGTCGAGCTTCATACGACAATGGATCTTCTCACCAACAACCTGGTGCGGGTGCAGCTGACTGAAGATACCCGTTCAGAAAGAGACTGTCTGCCACCACTGCCAACATCCATGGCCTATATCCTGATGCTAATGGATGCCGGTTATTTTGAGCTGGAACTCTTTGCCGCTATTGATGACAGGGAGGGTTCTTTTATCTGCAAGGCACCTCAGAGTATCAACCCGACGATACTCAGCGCGGTACGGGAGGATGGCAAGAATCTCAATCGCTACAAAGGACAAAAACTGAAGGATGTACTGTCTGGCTTCCCCAAAGACCAGTGCCTCGACCTGGATGTAGAATGGCCGGGATTCAAAGCCTGGCCATTCCGCTTGGTTGTCCGCTGGAATGACAAAAAACAGAAGTGGGTTTTCGTTGTGACCAACCTGAACCGGGTGGAGTTCACCTTGAGTGATGTGCTCCAGGCCTATCGTCTACGGTGGCAGATAGAGCTGATTTTCAAAGAGATCAAATCCTATTCAGGGTGGCATCGTTTTAACACCAAATCAGCGACACTGGTGTTTAGCCTGATTCTGATGTCCTTTGTGGTTGTGACGTTGAAAAGGTACCTTGCCCATGCTGCACAGGCGAACCTCTGTGAAAGTGGGAGCATTGAGGAAATCTCGACGCACAAGGTGATGAAAAGTGGGACTCACCTGTTTGGTAATGTGATTTCATCGTTGATAAATGCAGGAAAGTCATTGGTCTCATGCATTAAAAAGCTACTGGACTTCTGGGGAAATAATGCGAAACGAGAACACCCTGCACGGGATGGTTGTTCAGGGCGTACAAGATTAGGCTTCTGTGCAGTGGGTGGAGCTTAA
- a CDS encoding trans-aconitate 2-methyltransferase, giving the protein MHIPTNWTFNNPDIAENFDAHVIEQLPWYPMATDLICHLARCFLQDNAVLVDLGCSTGMITRKLADVIEDRNIKAVSVDNSREMIDNFQGVGKAFYGDMMSLDLYPEFDVCILCLSLMFTEVSKRKQFLRGLAAKTKAGGVIIILDKIEPPAGYLGTCINRMSIKNKYESGVEAKAIIDKELSLCGAQRPATEGLFDQFGLHFQQFFRVGDFVGYIWEHSEGP; this is encoded by the coding sequence ATGCACATTCCAACCAACTGGACTTTTAACAATCCGGATATTGCAGAGAATTTCGATGCTCATGTGATTGAGCAACTGCCCTGGTATCCCATGGCTACCGATCTTATCTGCCATCTGGCTCGCTGCTTTCTCCAGGATAATGCAGTACTGGTGGACCTGGGCTGCTCTACCGGGATGATCACCAGAAAGCTGGCTGACGTTATTGAAGATCGGAATATTAAAGCCGTGTCCGTGGATAACTCCAGGGAGATGATTGACAACTTTCAAGGTGTCGGTAAGGCGTTCTATGGCGATATGATGAGCCTGGATCTTTACCCTGAGTTTGACGTCTGTATTCTCTGCCTGTCGCTGATGTTTACTGAGGTCTCAAAACGGAAACAGTTTCTCAGGGGCTTAGCCGCTAAAACGAAAGCCGGTGGCGTGATTATCATCTTGGATAAGATAGAGCCGCCAGCAGGTTATCTTGGTACTTGTATCAACCGGATGAGTATCAAGAACAAGTATGAAAGTGGCGTGGAAGCCAAGGCGATTATCGACAAAGAGCTATCACTTTGCGGAGCGCAGAGACCAGCAACAGAAGGATTATTCGATCAGTTTGGTTTGCACTTTCAGCAGTTCTTTCGGGTGGGTGACTTTGTCGGCTATATCTGGGAGCACAGCGAGGGACCCTAG
- a CDS encoding DNA cytosine methyltransferase, translated as MSSINYQVPTVAEIKRQAKKSLPAFEVVSLFAGGGGSSTGYRMAGGKVLAINEFVEEARKTYRANWPDTHIFPDDVRQLTGEAILKQLVLKPGELDILDGSPPCSAFSTAGKRDKNWGKAKKYSDTSQENVEDLFFEYIRILREIKPKVFVAENVAGLSIGTAKGYLNQILSKLKKSGYYVECRQLDARFLGVPQTRNRLIFVGVRNDLFLPSMAGKLHPSPFDYVVPLKAAIGNLKLSDSDREFTDISKLATYKLLKTLKPGEQHHKRFNLIKAHPNKPSGCVTASSGARGTAAVHHWDNRMFSVAEVKRIMSIPDDYILTGNDTKKIERLGRMVPPLMMKAVAENIQKVVLNAHSNQLDF; from the coding sequence ATGAGTTCGATTAACTATCAGGTGCCAACCGTCGCTGAGATTAAGCGGCAGGCTAAAAAGTCGCTGCCAGCGTTTGAAGTGGTCAGCCTGTTTGCCGGTGGCGGTGGCAGCTCAACTGGCTATCGTATGGCCGGTGGCAAGGTTCTGGCGATTAATGAGTTTGTAGAAGAAGCCAGAAAGACCTACAGAGCCAATTGGCCGGATACCCATATTTTTCCTGATGATGTACGTCAGCTAACCGGTGAGGCCATTCTAAAGCAGCTGGTTTTAAAGCCCGGTGAGCTGGATATTCTTGATGGCTCCCCTCCCTGTTCGGCATTTTCAACGGCAGGCAAGCGAGACAAAAACTGGGGCAAGGCGAAGAAGTACAGCGACACTAGCCAGGAGAATGTTGAGGACTTGTTCTTTGAGTACATTCGCATTCTGCGAGAGATTAAGCCAAAGGTCTTTGTCGCTGAAAACGTGGCCGGGTTAAGCATTGGTACCGCCAAGGGTTACCTGAACCAGATTCTCTCGAAACTGAAAAAATCCGGATACTATGTGGAGTGTCGACAGCTGGATGCCCGATTCCTGGGTGTACCGCAAACCCGTAACCGGCTTATCTTTGTCGGTGTTCGTAATGATCTGTTTCTGCCTTCTATGGCGGGCAAACTGCATCCCAGCCCCTTTGATTACGTGGTACCGCTAAAGGCGGCCATAGGTAACTTGAAACTGTCCGACAGTGACCGTGAGTTTACCGATATCAGCAAGCTGGCCACCTACAAATTGCTGAAAACCCTCAAGCCGGGAGAGCAGCACCATAAACGATTCAATCTGATTAAGGCGCATCCCAATAAACCTTCTGGCTGTGTAACCGCTTCATCGGGAGCCAGGGGGACCGCAGCCGTTCACCATTGGGATAACCGTATGTTCAGCGTGGCCGAAGTTAAACGCATTATGTCTATTCCTGATGACTACATTCTGACCGGCAACGATACCAAGAAAATCGAACGCCTTGGCAGAATGGTGCCTCCCCTGATGATGAAAGCCGTCGCTGAGAATATCCAAAAGGTGGTTCTGAATGCACATTCCAACCAACTGGACTTTTAA
- a CDS encoding ParB/Srx family N-terminal domain-containing protein: protein MVEKKVSDLIPYVNNSRVHDEEQIIQICSSIKEFGFTNPVLIDEENGVIAGHGRLMAAKKLNLKTVPCIVLAGLSKAQKKAYVIADNSIALNSSWNMDVLSREVEALQAEDFDLNMLGFNDDFVVTLLEFNDDSVQQTDTPEAFKEVKEKELAHTCPKCGYEFD from the coding sequence ATGGTAGAGAAGAAGGTCAGCGACCTGATCCCCTATGTGAATAATTCCCGGGTTCACGATGAAGAGCAGATTATTCAGATTTGTTCGTCTATCAAGGAGTTTGGCTTTACCAACCCTGTGCTGATCGACGAAGAAAACGGCGTTATTGCTGGCCACGGCCGTTTGATGGCAGCAAAAAAACTGAACCTGAAAACCGTTCCCTGCATTGTCTTGGCGGGGTTGTCGAAAGCTCAGAAGAAGGCCTACGTCATAGCAGATAATTCTATCGCCCTGAATAGCTCATGGAATATGGACGTGCTATCCCGGGAAGTGGAAGCCCTGCAAGCGGAAGACTTTGATCTGAATATGCTCGGCTTCAACGATGATTTTGTGGTTACCTTGCTGGAATTCAATGACGACAGTGTTCAGCAAACGGATACCCCTGAAGCCTTCAAGGAAGTCAAAGAAAAGGAACTGGCCCATACCTGTCCAAAGTGCGGCTATGAGTTCGATTAA
- a CDS encoding 3TM-type holin translates to MSWAVAIPLLGKVIERIIPDPDKAAQAKNQLVDMAVKGELDELAQRAGVIKAEAQGDGWLQRSWRPIVMLVFTALIVARWLGWSAPDLSEAVELKLFSIVQIGLGGYIASRGIEKVADKIRR, encoded by the coding sequence ATGAGTTGGGCTGTTGCCATACCCCTGTTGGGAAAAGTGATTGAGCGCATCATTCCTGATCCTGACAAAGCCGCTCAGGCTAAAAATCAACTGGTGGATATGGCGGTCAAAGGTGAGCTGGATGAACTGGCTCAACGTGCCGGAGTTATCAAGGCAGAGGCTCAAGGTGATGGTTGGCTACAACGATCCTGGCGTCCCATTGTGATGCTGGTATTTACTGCCCTGATAGTTGCCAGGTGGCTTGGCTGGTCAGCACCGGATTTATCAGAAGCAGTCGAACTCAAACTGTTCTCCATCGTTCAGATTGGCCTTGGTGGCTACATTGCCAGTCGGGGCATTGAGAAGGTGGCAGACAAGATAAGGCGCTAA
- a CDS encoding N-acetylmuramoyl-L-alanine amidase produces MIPRTATNYIVIHCSATRADQGVTTDDIRRWHVEENGWSDIGYHWIIERDGKIQHGRHSQAQGAHVRGHNHESIGICIVGGMAENGDPEDNYTSQQWLMLEMLVESLQLRYPEAQVVGHYYFTPYKTCPNFVVEHWLESIQ; encoded by the coding sequence ATGATTCCAAGGACGGCAACCAACTATATCGTGATCCATTGCTCGGCCACCAGAGCGGATCAAGGCGTAACCACAGACGATATTCGACGCTGGCATGTGGAAGAGAATGGCTGGTCAGATATCGGCTATCACTGGATTATTGAGCGAGATGGCAAGATTCAGCACGGCAGGCACTCACAGGCTCAGGGTGCTCATGTTCGAGGCCATAACCACGAATCCATTGGCATCTGTATAGTGGGTGGAATGGCAGAAAATGGTGATCCTGAAGACAATTACACATCTCAACAATGGTTGATGCTGGAAATGCTGGTTGAATCCCTGCAGTTGCGTTACCCAGAGGCTCAAGTGGTCGGCCATTACTATTTCACGCCTTACAAAACCTGCCCGAATTTTGTCGTTGAACACTGGCTGGAGTCCATCCAATGA
- a CDS encoding helix-turn-helix transcriptional regulator: MSSFFEDWANESESNKKVCAQEDLIMNVTEDILVIMEDKGISKAELARKLSKSRSYVSQVLDGARNMTLRSLADICYALDIKPTVMINDAKTGLRLNAPVLHHDWRGSDSANVIYFPASARKRETVPVNGDNELKFA, from the coding sequence ATGAGTAGCTTTTTTGAAGATTGGGCTAATGAGTCAGAGAGTAATAAAAAAGTGTGCGCTCAGGAAGATCTGATCATGAATGTAACAGAGGATATTCTGGTCATAATGGAAGATAAAGGCATCAGTAAGGCAGAGTTGGCAAGAAAATTATCAAAATCCAGGTCTTATGTTAGCCAGGTGCTTGATGGCGCAAGAAACATGACATTGCGTTCCCTGGCTGACATCTGCTATGCGCTGGATATCAAGCCTACAGTCATGATCAATGATGCCAAAACAGGACTGCGCCTTAATGCCCCTGTGCTCCATCATGACTGGCGTGGCTCTGATAGTGCTAACGTAATTTATTTTCCTGCATCTGCCAGAAAGCGTGAGACCGTTCCCGTCAATGGCGATAATGAACTGAAATTTGCATAA
- a CDS encoding AAA family ATPase, which produces MDANLPNTTAEAWKLNEAGLSIVPLGSPFETPPLWFVDGRCSGDREKAKNEWPKAPRFRWKQYQDKAPDDSAIENWVNLYSHTNWAIITGYGVVVVDADSLEAVQFIEDGAITRSPLRVTTSKGKHYYFQVNPDYPVHNSVRKSKIDLRGIGGYVVAPGSTHADGTLYQWETDGYMDISDIHDLPMLTPDDIATINGFNGQTVEDKPVGDLGFSTDQYPLPHDGSNLAEGQGRNNAAASMAGQLLRQDYSLREVKAILDQWNQSNTPPLSDSELNTTIASISRTHNNNNPGAAIVIEPLSAAKPEFAFSHVKELVKGVKPINWLIKGFLEMDSLSLMFGEPACGKSFAAIDLACCVATGNEWHGKPVKRQGPVFYIAGEGFNGLSRRLMAWQVAHGYNLRNAPIYVSQCSAALTDLANARLVSNSIAEIVEETGGVIPSMIVIDTLARNFGPADENATREMNTFINNIDQLLRSKYECCVLIVHHTGVGAKDRARGNSAL; this is translated from the coding sequence ATGGACGCCAATTTGCCAAACACCACTGCTGAAGCCTGGAAGCTGAATGAGGCCGGTCTTTCTATTGTTCCTCTCGGCTCTCCTTTTGAAACACCGCCTTTATGGTTTGTTGATGGCCGTTGTTCCGGTGACAGGGAGAAAGCCAAAAACGAATGGCCAAAAGCGCCACGGTTTCGCTGGAAGCAGTATCAGGACAAGGCACCAGACGACAGTGCTATTGAGAACTGGGTCAATCTTTACTCCCATACCAACTGGGCCATTATTACCGGCTATGGTGTGGTGGTTGTCGATGCAGACAGCTTGGAAGCCGTTCAGTTTATTGAGGATGGTGCCATTACCCGTTCGCCATTAAGAGTCACCACCAGTAAAGGCAAGCATTACTATTTTCAGGTTAACCCGGATTACCCCGTTCATAACTCCGTCAGAAAGAGCAAAATCGACCTGCGGGGTATAGGTGGTTATGTGGTGGCTCCCGGCAGCACTCACGCAGACGGGACTCTCTATCAGTGGGAAACCGACGGTTATATGGATATCAGCGATATTCACGATCTACCCATGTTGACCCCGGATGATATTGCCACCATCAACGGCTTCAATGGCCAGACAGTGGAAGATAAGCCCGTTGGAGACCTGGGCTTCTCCACTGATCAATACCCGCTACCACACGACGGAAGCAATCTGGCAGAAGGCCAGGGAAGGAACAATGCGGCAGCGAGCATGGCGGGTCAGCTGCTGCGGCAGGATTATTCACTCCGGGAAGTAAAAGCCATTCTGGACCAGTGGAACCAGTCCAATACGCCACCACTGTCTGATTCAGAACTGAACACGACCATTGCCAGTATCTCCCGGACACATAACAACAATAATCCGGGGGCAGCCATTGTGATCGAACCCTTGTCTGCCGCCAAACCGGAATTTGCTTTTAGCCATGTTAAGGAGCTGGTTAAAGGCGTGAAGCCAATTAATTGGTTGATCAAGGGTTTTCTGGAAATGGATAGCCTTTCCCTGATGTTTGGTGAGCCAGCCTGCGGCAAGTCCTTTGCTGCCATTGACCTTGCCTGCTGTGTCGCCACCGGCAACGAGTGGCATGGTAAGCCGGTCAAACGACAGGGCCCGGTTTTCTACATTGCCGGTGAGGGTTTTAATGGTCTCTCCCGGCGTTTAATGGCGTGGCAGGTGGCTCACGGTTATAACCTGCGTAATGCGCCCATCTACGTCAGCCAGTGCTCCGCAGCTTTGACCGATTTAGCCAATGCCCGTCTGGTGAGCAATAGCATTGCAGAAATCGTGGAAGAAACCGGTGGCGTTATCCCCTCCATGATTGTCATCGATACCCTGGCCAGAAACTTCGGGCCTGCGGATGAGAATGCCACCCGGGAGATGAACACCTTTATCAACAATATTGATCAGCTACTGCGCTCCAAATATGAGTGCTGTGTTTTGATTGTGCACCACACCGGGGTCGGCGCGAAGGATCGTGCCCGTGGCAACAGTGCTCTCTAG